The Brassica rapa cultivar Chiifu-401-42 chromosome A10, CAAS_Brap_v3.01, whole genome shotgun sequence genome segment CCATAAGAAACAAAATGATATGAGATTTATGTCAATAGGAAGTCAGTTTTGAAGAGGAAAAAAAATGGATAATCAAAGTCGAGGTCAATGAAAGAAAGGAGTCTTAAGAGTACACATGAGAAGGAGAATGCGAATAAACTGAGAGTACTGTTACAGAAAAATGGAAACGGTTTCTGGAATTTATATCAAGAACTTATCAGGATCTTATACGGTGCTGAGAGGGCTTCATGACTTATTTATACTATGAAAAATTACGGATAATGAAATCGGTGTTGGAGAGGGAACATTGAAGTCGACGTAATGGGTTTAGTGGCGGAGGATGTTAATGTAATCGCTTTAAGACTTGAATCAATTTCAAGCAGTAACATTCGGCGGAGGAAAACTCATCcgacacaaaaaaaaagggcTATTGAGAAGACGAAGACTCGGAGTGCAGAGGTGGGCCCTTAATGGGTTGAACATAAAGTTCCAACCATTTTAAACTCGTCAACGAAATAGAAGAGCTTAAAAGAAACGCTGACGTGTCACGATTTTCCCTCCTCTCCAGATTGACGTGGACAGCCTAAAAAGGGAGAAAACTCTCCTTTATAATTATAGATTGCCCTTTTTTAAAACCTAAATTATTTGTAAAGCCACAACCATCACAGTTGCAAACAATCGGAGCCCTAAACATTTTAAATCAAATCGAACCGGAACATAAACCGAAACACCAAACCGGTCAAAGCAAGTGACATCATCTACATAAAAAGCACACGGTATctgtaataataaattaatgtcAATGGACGAAGAAAAATCGTCCAAACAGAAGCGATTTTCCTTTTCGCCTCTCTGATCTAATACCCACCCACAAAAGGCTCGACTTCGTGCGAAGATACTCTAAACCTTTGCTCCTGTCCTAATCACACCGCTTCGATTTCTCGGTGTATCGCAGCTCAGGTCCGTGATTTGCTTCTTCTCCGTGATTCTAGGGTTTTTTTCCAATTTCTCGCCGCGGCGGTGTGTGAATTTTAGGGTTTTCTTTCGATTCATGGTTTGGGATTAGATGCGAAGGTGAAATTGTTCGAAAACTTGTAATCAATTCTCGAGATTAGGGATTTTAAAAGCTCTTCAGCTATCTGTGTGTGTTGTGAAGTGATTTCGCTACTAAAAAAAACTTGAATGTTGCTATTTTTTCTCCTGACATTTTCTCGCGTTGTGTATTTTGGTTCAAAATTGGCGTTGCTGGGTTCTGTGATGCGTAAGAGTGATACTACGGATACTAGTTGATGGAAAGTTTGTATTTTTGGGGCTAATATAGGAATGACATAACTTTCTGGTTGCAGGTTGAGTGGCTTTTAGAGTGAAGCAGTTAGAAGAAGACATCATGCTAGGTTCTGGTAACAATTTGAGCAGGGGAACTATTGGATTGTCATCTGATGCTCCGAATTTGTCGCAAGTCTTGACATTGGAGCCGATTAGATTAGGCAATCCAAGCTATACTCGTTCAGGAGAGCTGAGAAGGGTCCTCGGCGTCCCTAGTAGGGCCTCATCAGAAGAGAATTCTTTTGGAATGTCTCATCCGAAACCTTCTCCTCCTGGAGCAACGGAGGAGCTCAAGCACTTCAAAGAAAGTGTGCAAGATACTTCCAGAGAGGCTGGGTATGGATCTTGGTTCTCTTCgtgatttttattagttttcacAGTATAGTACAGGAGTTGTTTCTTAATTATTGTACTTTGTTGAGCTTTACTAAGGCCTGAGGTTCCTTGTAGGGATCTAGCGAAGAAACTAAGTGAATCCATATTCAAGTTGGACAAATATGCGGAGACATTAAGTTCAAAGAAACGACGGCGAAATGATACACCCCCGGGTGAGAGAATGGACGCAGCTACCTTTGACAAGGTCAGAAACCAGGTTCCGAGAACGCTAGACAGTATGGCTCAAAGACCCGAGGAAAGAAAAAAGATGATTGGATTGAACAAGCGTGCTCGTACCACAGTTGGAGATGTGCGGGTTTGTATCTCAATCTCACTTTTTAGATTATTATGATGCTTATAGATATTGaggaaattatttatttttctttgcatCTGTTCATCTATCACTCCATGTGTTACtgaattctttttaaaaaggcATGTTCAATTAGTGTGTGTTCCGAAAGTTTTTCTCAATTTCAGTATTTTAATAGTTTTCGCCTGTTATTACTTTCAGGCGGATGGTAGAGTTTCTACTCTTGCAAGGCAGCAGGTTATAGAAAGGGGATCTGATTCACCTCCAAGTGTTTCTGGAGAAACCGTGCGAATAGAGGAGAAGATACGCAGATTGCCTGTTGGTGGTGAAGGATGGGAAGCAAGAATGAAAAGAAAACGGTCTGTTGCAACTCTAGGCAACAGAGTTATGAATCCTGATCAACGTATCATACAGGCGAAGCCGACAGTTGACTCTAAGTTGCGTTCTTGTGACACCCAAAACTTCAGGTATGCTTTGAAGATATAAGATTTGTAAAACTGGTAGTTACCCCTGTTGGTTAGTTAAGTGAATCTAGACATAGCGCTGAACACCGTTTGAAGATTTCCTAGTCCGAGGAGCTTAGGTGGGACTAAAGGAGAGGTTTTATGATCTGATAGTGGGAAATCCTACTCTGCTTCTCAATTGACTTATGATtttttacatgtttatattaaCCTTGAGTTAAGTTGTTGCCAAGATTTTTCAAGTTGTTCAGTTAAACAAGACTTCATCTTGAATTTGTTATGGTAGATCTTACTTTATCAAATTGATTTTACTATGTTGGATaccgttcaattttttttttttttgcaacataCTATTGTGTATATAGTTTTCCGGTTTGATCCCTTATGTGTAATCTTTCACTCTCAAAGAAAACATAATGTTGTCCATTTGTTACAGATTGAAATCTTCCGCCGGGGTCAGTGGGATTAACAGAATTGAGTCTTCATTTGAGCCAGACAGTCCAGGTATGGGTGCATTATCCAGGAATGAGTTGGAAACGGCTTCAATTGCAAGGGACCGGTCAGTACTTGCTGAGCAGAGGCTTATGGCTAAGGGAAACAATAAGTAAGCAGATACCTCAAGTTTTTTGTTTTAGCTTTTGCTTTGATATAACATCAAATTGTTTGCGACTGATCTTGACTGATAAATGCATCATTGTGCTTATCCAGAAGAAACTTACAAGATGATAGCCCCACAAATATCTCTACTGCAATATTGAAAGGAAAGGTTTCTAGGGCTCCAAGAACAGCAGCCGTTATAGGTGTTGATTCTTCATCCAAAGTCGAGTCTCCATCTGGAGTAGTACAAGGTTTGAGGCAATCTAAGTGTTGACTAAATACACTATCTATTACGTTTATGAGAAAAATCTAAAGCTTCGATTGCCAGCAGGTTCATCTGCTCATGGAATGGCTCAGTGGGGTGGCCAGAGACTTAAGAATTCTCGAACCAGAAGAACGAATGTAGTTTCGCCTGTTATCAGACATACTGAAACCAAGTTCTCAGCTCAAGGTTTTGCAACATCTGATTTCAGTCCTAGAGCATCCCCTGGAACCACCGGGTCACTCTCAGTTGTTGATAGTAGCCCTTTAAAAGTGAAAAGGGAGCTGAAGAATGCTTCATCACCATATGGGTTATCCGAAAGCGAGGACTCCGGTGCTGGTGACAACAAAACAAGGGAGCGTGCTCTTGCTAGTGGTGACTTGTTCACAACTCCTAAAACAGGGTCGCCATTATTACCTGTAAGGAAAAATAAGTTTCAAACTAGTCATAAAGGAGGTGGTGCATGGAAGCAAGGAAAGAATGAAACTGTTCATGGCTTTCACCCTGTGATGGTTAAATCAGAGAATCTATCAGTAGAGAAGCCTCTGCACAATGTCAAGATCGCGTCAGATAAGAATCGAAGGTGATTTACGGCTAACTTAGTTCTTTATTTGTCTCGTATACCTTATAACTATTTCTATTATCTATAAAGCTTAAAATACGAGAGACTAATTGTtctacctctctctctctggacAGCAAATATGGGCGTCCACCAGCGAAAAAGGTTAAAGATCGTAAACCTTCTACTCGTCTTGCCTCAAATTCGTCCACTCCTTCAAATATTACAggtatttcttttcttttggcaTTTCAAGTTTCAGTCTTTTCCATATTCAGGGTTTAGTATTGTATCATCGAACTATTTTCTGGGAAGTGCTACATACAGTAGTATATTCTGAACAGGATTTACCCTGAAATTTGAGGTTTGGTAAATATTAGCTCTTGCGCAGTTGTTTTCATTTGTACAAAGGGAAATCCCCAAAGAGCACCTCATATTTACGTTGGAGTCAGTTCCTGAGCATAAATATAGTGGATTTTTGGTTATTCAGGTGAATCAGATGATGATCGTGAGGATATTTTTGCAGCAGCCAATTCAGCACGGAAGGCAGCGAGTACTCATACTTCCATATGTCTTGTCTTCAAGTTTTATTGCCATTAATTTTCTTCTAACTCCAAATATCTTTTTGTAGATCTTGCTTGTTCTGGCAAGTTTTGGAAGAAGATGGACCACATCTTTGCTGCCATCAATACAGATGACATGCAAAACATAAAGGATCAGGTAATAATCAACATACCATAAATTATGATATATGTGAGTTAGTGTGCCAACCCAATCTCTCTTTAACTTGTGGCTGTAAAAATACAGCTTAATTTTGCGGAAGAACTCGATGAATCTCTGTCAGAGGCAGTCTTAGATGGCTATAACATCATGGTAAGTTGCATTGTAAATCTATGCAGCAATGTCTAGttttatattctttttatcTGAATGTTGCATGAATGAA includes the following:
- the LOC103845546 gene encoding uncharacterized protein LOC103845546; translated protein: MLGSGNNLSRGTIGLSSDAPNLSQVLTLEPIRLGNPSYTRSGELRRVLGVPSRASSEENSFGMSHPKPSPPGATEELKHFKESVQDTSREAGDLAKKLSESIFKLDKYAETLSSKKRRRNDTPPGERMDAATFDKVRNQVPRTLDSMAQRPEERKKMIGLNKRARTTVGDVRADGRVSTLARQQVIERGSDSPPSVSGETVRIEEKIRRLPVGGEGWEARMKRKRSVATLGNRVMNPDQRIIQAKPTVDSKLRSCDTQNFRLKSSAGVSGINRIESSFEPDSPGMGALSRNELETASIARDRSVLAEQRLMAKGNNKRNLQDDSPTNISTAILKGKVSRAPRTAAVIGVDSSSKVESPSGVVQGSSAHGMAQWGGQRLKNSRTRRTNVVSPVIRHTETKFSAQGFATSDFSPRASPGTTGSLSVVDSSPLKVKRELKNASSPYGLSESEDSGAGDNKTRERALASGDLFTTPKTGSPLLPVRKNKFQTSHKGGGAWKQGKNETVHGFHPVMVKSENLSVEKPLHNVKIASDKNRSKYGRPPAKKVKDRKPSTRLASNSSTPSNITGESDDDREDIFAAANSARKAANLACSGKFWKKMDHIFAAINTDDMQNIKDQLNFAEELDESLSEAVLDGYNIMGIKLPKTPHRICEGIVDYSGPASSCKSDLSFERLDMRKLNESTPLYKRVLSALIEEDDGEEVVQFNGGKNLSLHYASDDSHSGSCTFIDTEFRERDRMEFEVESSGDFQTPKSCLFDRFSSERSGVSNPFRNGGMSVSAHSNEQWLDDDLSHSDAPLGGETFSIGLGQLQAREVNIPNFPVSDTQYQLMSLDERILLELQSIGVFPEAMPDLAEETMSTDVMELKESIYQQIRNKKEKLEKLNITIQKGKDDEKRKIEHLAMDHLVETAHKKRMASRGNKAYKVHKVTRQAALAFTRRTLARCQKFDDTGLSCFADPALRDILFSSPSNDAKSSENGGSGTASNTLNEPSNHQAEAKGSGAVSSTKRREALIDDVIGCASSKVTTSIDSAVLNAGGAARGKRSEREDSFRNKNKPKPKEKNNNENQTRSTTTTHPTGPAGRGTSNRGGTSGDGAVDEEAPIDFSKLAFHDLEEIDEQADIGNWFEGLQDIDTAGLDEVPMDDLSFMFG